In Channa argus isolate prfri chromosome 23, Channa argus male v1.0, whole genome shotgun sequence, the following are encoded in one genomic region:
- the LOC137108825 gene encoding transmembrane emp24 domain-containing protein 6-like isoform X3, translating to MAAPVQGGPMINPHPNITDQELFWGADQYDFSVVLRATGMECFWHFAHRGENFYLSFMVQWVTGIGHDRHLSVTVNAPSDLLVSTVNDAKGQINFEAEETGFYQMCFNNFHNHFGTMQIFISFGVYYDGYQDPIERKEEEKKKKEEVSKDLNNTLSIIEEATHKVEKHVFHMFRYYNFGRMRKSADYFLLLSNSQYITWWSMALSLLIVTSGFLQLVFLKRLFISKSVTEGERPRC from the exons ATGGCGGCACCAG TTCAGGGTGGGCCCATGATAAACCCCCACCCCAATATAACGGACCAGGAGCTGTTTTGGGGAGCCGACCAGTACGACTTCTCCGTGGTGCTTCGTGCTACTGGGATGGAATGTTTCTGGCACTTTGCTCATCGCGGAGAGAATTTCTACCTGAGCTTCATG gTCCAGTGGGTGACAGGAATCGGCCATGACAGACACCTGTCTGTCACCGTCAATGCTCCCAGTGATCTGTTGGTGTCCACTGTTAATGATGCTAAGGGACAGATCAACTTCGAGGCTGAGGAAACTG GTTTTTATCAGATGTGTTTCAACAACTTCCACAACCACTTCGGCACCATGCAGATCTTCATCAGCTTCGGCGTTTACTACGACGGCTACCAGGACCCCAtcgagagaaaagaggaagagaagaagaagaaagaggaagtcAGCAAAGATCTGAACAACACGCTGAGCATCATAGAG GAGGCAACTCACAAAGTGGAAAAGCACGTCTTCCACATGTTCCGTTACTACAACTTCGGCCGCATGAGGAAAAGCGCCGACTACTTCCTGCTGCTGTCCAACTCGCAGTACATCACCTGGTGGTCGATGGCCCTCAGCCTCCTTATCGTCACCTCTGGGTTTCTGCAGCTCGTCTTCCTCAAACGACTCTTCATCAGCAAGAGCGTGACAGAGGGTGAGAGACCACGCTGCTGA
- the LOC137108825 gene encoding transmembrane emp24 domain-containing protein 6-like isoform X2 — protein sequence MAAPGWIQGGPMINPHPNITDQELFWGADQYDFSVVLRATGMECFWHFAHRGENFYLSFMVQWVTGIGHDRHLSVTVNAPSDLLVSTVNDAKGQINFEAEETGFYQMCFNNFHNHFGTMQIFISFGVYYDGYQDPIERKEEEKKKKEEVSKDLNNTLSIIEEATHKVEKHVFHMFRYYNFGRMRKSADYFLLLSNSQYITWWSMALSLLIVTSGFLQLVFLKRLFISKSVTEGERPRC from the exons ATGGCGGCACCAGGTTGGA TTCAGGGTGGGCCCATGATAAACCCCCACCCCAATATAACGGACCAGGAGCTGTTTTGGGGAGCCGACCAGTACGACTTCTCCGTGGTGCTTCGTGCTACTGGGATGGAATGTTTCTGGCACTTTGCTCATCGCGGAGAGAATTTCTACCTGAGCTTCATG gTCCAGTGGGTGACAGGAATCGGCCATGACAGACACCTGTCTGTCACCGTCAATGCTCCCAGTGATCTGTTGGTGTCCACTGTTAATGATGCTAAGGGACAGATCAACTTCGAGGCTGAGGAAACTG GTTTTTATCAGATGTGTTTCAACAACTTCCACAACCACTTCGGCACCATGCAGATCTTCATCAGCTTCGGCGTTTACTACGACGGCTACCAGGACCCCAtcgagagaaaagaggaagagaagaagaagaaagaggaagtcAGCAAAGATCTGAACAACACGCTGAGCATCATAGAG GAGGCAACTCACAAAGTGGAAAAGCACGTCTTCCACATGTTCCGTTACTACAACTTCGGCCGCATGAGGAAAAGCGCCGACTACTTCCTGCTGCTGTCCAACTCGCAGTACATCACCTGGTGGTCGATGGCCCTCAGCCTCCTTATCGTCACCTCTGGGTTTCTGCAGCTCGTCTTCCTCAAACGACTCTTCATCAGCAAGAGCGTGACAGAGGGTGAGAGACCACGCTGCTGA
- the LOC137108825 gene encoding transmembrane emp24 domain-containing protein 6-like isoform X1, with translation MAAPGWSQLIISHLHTAAHTVHLGEKPTRLSDMLFRTPLLLLPFVFWGPVQGGPMINPHPNITDQELFWGADQYDFSVVLRATGMECFWHFAHRGENFYLSFMVQWVTGIGHDRHLSVTVNAPSDLLVSTVNDAKGQINFEAEETGFYQMCFNNFHNHFGTMQIFISFGVYYDGYQDPIERKEEEKKKKEEVSKDLNNTLSIIEEATHKVEKHVFHMFRYYNFGRMRKSADYFLLLSNSQYITWWSMALSLLIVTSGFLQLVFLKRLFISKSVTEGERPRC, from the exons ATGGCGGCACCAGGTTGGAGTCAGTTAATCATTTCCCATCTCCACACTGCTGCACACACCGTTCACTTAGGGGAGAAGCCCACACGTTTATCCGACATGCTGTTCAGGACGCCTTTGTTGTTGCTTCCCTTTGTATTTTGGGGTCCAGTTCAGGGTGGGCCCATGATAAACCCCCACCCCAATATAACGGACCAGGAGCTGTTTTGGGGAGCCGACCAGTACGACTTCTCCGTGGTGCTTCGTGCTACTGGGATGGAATGTTTCTGGCACTTTGCTCATCGCGGAGAGAATTTCTACCTGAGCTTCATG gTCCAGTGGGTGACAGGAATCGGCCATGACAGACACCTGTCTGTCACCGTCAATGCTCCCAGTGATCTGTTGGTGTCCACTGTTAATGATGCTAAGGGACAGATCAACTTCGAGGCTGAGGAAACTG GTTTTTATCAGATGTGTTTCAACAACTTCCACAACCACTTCGGCACCATGCAGATCTTCATCAGCTTCGGCGTTTACTACGACGGCTACCAGGACCCCAtcgagagaaaagaggaagagaagaagaagaaagaggaagtcAGCAAAGATCTGAACAACACGCTGAGCATCATAGAG GAGGCAACTCACAAAGTGGAAAAGCACGTCTTCCACATGTTCCGTTACTACAACTTCGGCCGCATGAGGAAAAGCGCCGACTACTTCCTGCTGCTGTCCAACTCGCAGTACATCACCTGGTGGTCGATGGCCCTCAGCCTCCTTATCGTCACCTCTGGGTTTCTGCAGCTCGTCTTCCTCAAACGACTCTTCATCAGCAAGAGCGTGACAGAGGGTGAGAGACCACGCTGCTGA
- the LOC137108824 gene encoding palmitoyltransferase ZDHHC7-like isoform X1 yields MSYFVPHHQGRMFSGHRLRDVEQPCPLADGEEEAVERVSHSEAQQLWLIKDCCGMVCAFITWSLVFFADFVVIFVMLLPSRSFWYAVINGVAFNSLAILALASHLRTMLTDPGAVPKGNATKEYMESLQLKPGAVIYKCPKCCSIKPERAHHCSICKRCIRKMDHHCPWVNNCVGEKNQRFFVLFTGEHGCIKMYIAVISGHALALCGYQFITCVQVQWNECSDFSPPVTMMLMIFLCMEGLLFLTFTAVMFSTQLHSICNDETVIERMKNEKPTWERQTRWAGLRSVFGGPPSLLWMSPFAGLKLPNFFPKRTWRGGVEFSV; encoded by the exons ATGTCCTACTTTGTCCCCCACCATCAGGGCAGGATGTTCTCAGGCCACCGTCTGAGGGACGTGGAGCAGCCGTGCCCACTGGCCGATGGAGAAGAGGAGGCAGTGGAGAGGGTTTCACACAGTGAGGCTCAGCAGCTCTGGCTTATCAAGGACTGCTGTGGAATGGTGTGTGCCTTCATCACCTGGTCCCTGGTCTTCTTCGCTGACTTCGTGGTCATCTTCGTCATGCTGCTGCCCTCCAGGAGTTTCTGGTATGCCGTCATCAACGGGGTGGCATTCAACAGCCTGGCCATTCTGGCGCTGGCCTCCCACCTTCGCACCATGCTGACCGACCCG GGAGCCGTTCCCAAAGGAAACGCCACTAAAGAGTACATGGAGAGTCTGCAGCTAAAGCCAGGCGCAGTCATCTACAAATGCCCAAAATGCTGTAGCATCAAACCTGAGAGGGCCCATCACTGCAG tatCTGTAAGCGCTGCATACGCAAGATGGACCACCACTGTCCCTGGGTAAACAACTGTGTTGGGGAGAAAAACCAGCGATTCTTTGTCCTCTTTACT GGGGAACATGGCTGCATAAAG ATGTACATCGCTGTAATCTCTGGACACGCTCTGGCTCTGTGTGGATACCAGTTCATCACCTGCGTCCAAGTCCAGTGGAATG AGTGCAGTGATTTCTCTCCTCCGGTTACAATGATGCTGATGATCTTCCTCTGCATGGAaggcctcctcttcctcaccttCACAGCCGTCATGTTCAGCACTCAGCTTCACTCCATCTGCAATGATGAGACA GTGATCGAGCGCATGAAGAACGAGAAGCCGACTTGGGAGCGTCAGACTCGCTGGGCAGGGCTGAGGTCCGTGTTCGGGGGGCCGCCATCTCTGCTCTGGATGAGCCCCTTCGCCGGACTCAAACTGCCAAACTTTTTCCCCAAACGCACCTGGAGGGGTGGGGTGGAGTTCTCCGTCTGA
- the LOC137108824 gene encoding palmitoyltransferase ZDHHC7-like isoform X2 produces the protein MSYFVPHHQGRMFSGHRLRDVEQPCPLADGEEEAVERVSHSEAQQLWLIKDCCGMVCAFITWSLVFFADFVVIFVMLLPSRSFWYAVINGVAFNSLAILALASHLRTMLTDPGAVPKGNATKEYMESLQLKPGAVIYKCPKCCSIKPERAHHCSICKRCIRKMDHHCPWVNNCVGEKNQRFFVLFTMYIAVISGHALALCGYQFITCVQVQWNECSDFSPPVTMMLMIFLCMEGLLFLTFTAVMFSTQLHSICNDETVIERMKNEKPTWERQTRWAGLRSVFGGPPSLLWMSPFAGLKLPNFFPKRTWRGGVEFSV, from the exons ATGTCCTACTTTGTCCCCCACCATCAGGGCAGGATGTTCTCAGGCCACCGTCTGAGGGACGTGGAGCAGCCGTGCCCACTGGCCGATGGAGAAGAGGAGGCAGTGGAGAGGGTTTCACACAGTGAGGCTCAGCAGCTCTGGCTTATCAAGGACTGCTGTGGAATGGTGTGTGCCTTCATCACCTGGTCCCTGGTCTTCTTCGCTGACTTCGTGGTCATCTTCGTCATGCTGCTGCCCTCCAGGAGTTTCTGGTATGCCGTCATCAACGGGGTGGCATTCAACAGCCTGGCCATTCTGGCGCTGGCCTCCCACCTTCGCACCATGCTGACCGACCCG GGAGCCGTTCCCAAAGGAAACGCCACTAAAGAGTACATGGAGAGTCTGCAGCTAAAGCCAGGCGCAGTCATCTACAAATGCCCAAAATGCTGTAGCATCAAACCTGAGAGGGCCCATCACTGCAG tatCTGTAAGCGCTGCATACGCAAGATGGACCACCACTGTCCCTGGGTAAACAACTGTGTTGGGGAGAAAAACCAGCGATTCTTTGTCCTCTTTACT ATGTACATCGCTGTAATCTCTGGACACGCTCTGGCTCTGTGTGGATACCAGTTCATCACCTGCGTCCAAGTCCAGTGGAATG AGTGCAGTGATTTCTCTCCTCCGGTTACAATGATGCTGATGATCTTCCTCTGCATGGAaggcctcctcttcctcaccttCACAGCCGTCATGTTCAGCACTCAGCTTCACTCCATCTGCAATGATGAGACA GTGATCGAGCGCATGAAGAACGAGAAGCCGACTTGGGAGCGTCAGACTCGCTGGGCAGGGCTGAGGTCCGTGTTCGGGGGGCCGCCATCTCTGCTCTGGATGAGCCCCTTCGCCGGACTCAAACTGCCAAACTTTTTCCCCAAACGCACCTGGAGGGGTGGGGTGGAGTTCTCCGTCTGA